In a genomic window of Taeniopygia guttata chromosome 13, bTaeGut7.mat, whole genome shotgun sequence:
- the LOC101233680 gene encoding uncharacterized protein, whose product MAPRIRLSLSKPLPTIRETHEEAMEDSSSNPKCAGSAAASPASYSSDDYIQSICHLARPTFPALLESRRKGKDRKTPKTSEDVSGSPPLVGTQQERSKCKLTNFISNVVPLGKVSPAETDFWSREDPLEQIYTNAGNLCSSKASSYVESASSGYLQCDSSAPNGDLHPTNLEEKNTGKTSFPRVFSFPRLPSPRPVQKEAVCSELRYLRRAEGTVLGNNHSQKENGPMFINTEEQLAPSARGKVAGNPALPCSEGRQNLFNTAGIDEKEGRKTSHCDKNVTGGVPTKQRYFESFQVPKKATIHNWISEHRCIWKEAKIKACLLPAIAEV is encoded by the coding sequence ATGGCACCCCGGATCAGACTGAGCCTTTCCAAGCCTCTCCCAACCATACGGGAAACCCACGAGGAAGCGATGGAGGATTCAAGCAGCAACCCAAAGTGTGCTGGaagtgctgcagccagcccagcctcgTACTCCAGTGATGACTACATCCAATCCATCTGCCACCTCGCCAGACCCACCTTCCCAGCCCTTCTGGAAAGCAGACGTAAGGGTAAGGACAGAAAGACCCCGAAGACCTCTGAGGATGTGTCAGGTTCTCCACCACttgtggggacacagcaggaaagGTCAAAATGCAAATTGACCAATTTCATCTCGAATGTGGTGCCACTGGGAAAAGTCTCACCTGCAGAAACCGACTTTTGGTCCAGAGAGGACCCCCTGGAACAAATTTACACCAATGCAGGAAATCTTTGCTCCTCCAAGGCTTCTTCCTATGTTGAAAGTGCCAGCAGTGGTTACTTACAGTGCGACTCTTCTGCCCCAAATGGTGACCTTCATCCCACAAacctggaagaaaaaaacacagggaaaacCAGTTTTCCACGAGTGTTCAGTTTTCCAAGGCTTCCCTCCCCAAGACCGGTTCAGAAAGAAGCAGTATGCTCAGAGCTGAGGTATCTCAGAAGGGCTGAGGGAACAGTTTTAGGGAATAACCACAGTCAGAAAGAAAATGGCCCCATGTTCATTAACACTGAAGAGCAATTGGCACCCTCAGCCAGAGGGAAGGTGGCAGGAAACCCTGCCTTGCCCTGCTCTGAAGGAAGGCAGAATTTGTTCAATACAGCAGGCATAGAtgaaaaggaagggagaaaaactTCTCACTGTGACAAAAATGTCACGGGTGGTGTTCCCACTAAGCAGAGATACTTCGAGTCTTTCCAGGTACCTAAAAAAGCCACCATCCATAACTGGATTTCAGAGCACAGATGCATCTGGAAAGAAGCAAAGATAAAAGCTTGTTTGCTCCCAGCCATTGCTGAAGTGTGA